In a genomic window of Cyclopterus lumpus isolate fCycLum1 chromosome 13, fCycLum1.pri, whole genome shotgun sequence:
- the siae gene encoding sialate O-acetylesterase isoform X1, with protein MATPLCVVFILVVSIRSCEGDLRFASYYGDHMVLQKSPERAVLWGHGPEGAQVTLTLSGPSKQNASVVTVKKGIWRVTLDPVEAGGPYNVTAAAPNCAAALTDVLFGDIWLCGGQSNMWLQTSKIFNASEELDFSAKYPHVRIFMAALNLSETEQTDLIQVEIPWSMPPANVAEFSAVCWLFGRYLYETLQYPIGLVESCWGGTPVEAWSSSRALQRCGLYRTNNSKDHESFADTYCKDCSLQTTGPKENSVLWNAMIHPLLNMTIKGAIWYQGEANAVYHQETYNCSFPAMIDDWRVAFHLGSGGQTALDFPFGFVQLSTYEKGSKSDAFPNIRWHQTADHGFVPNSRMEKTFMAVALDLPDAKSPFGSIHPRDKQDVAHRLILGAMAVAYNEKNVSFRGPFPKEIIASAPMSVNITYDQEVSVSPSKDIFEICCSGDQTPGGPESRWVAAPIMHWGATTVQLSTSLCPLPDKVSAVRYAWRDWPCDFKACPIYSTSGSLPAPPFDKPVSSQRKPGV; from the exons ATGGCGACACCGCTGTGTGTTGTCTTCATCCTGGTTGTGTCTATTCGCTCCTGCG aggGGGACCTGCGCTTTGCCTCCTACTATGGAGACCACATGGTGCTGCAGAAGTCTCCAGAGCGCGCTGTGCTGTGGGGTCACGGCCCCGAGGGGGCTCAGGTGACCCTCACCTTGTCGGGACCATCGAAACAGAACGCCTCCGTGGTCACCGTGAAAAAGG gtatCTGGCGTGTCACCCTTGACCCGGTTGAAGCTGGCGGCCCCTACAATGTGACGGCAGCCGCTCCGAACTGCGCAGCCGCTCTGACTGATGTGCTGTTTGGAGATATTTGGCTGTGTGGAGGGCAGAGCAACATGTGGTTACAAACGTCTAAG ATTTTTAATGCGTCAGAGGAGCTGGACTTTTCAGCAAAGTATCCTCATGTGAGGATTTTTATGGCAGCCTTGAACCTGAGTGAAACTGAGCAGACTGATTTGATTCAAGTGGAAATTCCCTGGTCTATGCCGCCAGCAA ATGTGGCAGAGTTCTCTGCAGTGTGCTGGCTCTTTGGCCGCTACTTGTATGAGACGCTGCAGTACCCCATAGGACTGGTGGAGTCCTGTTGGGGGGGCACACCTGTCGAAGCCTGGTCCTCTTCAAGAGCACTGCAGCGGTGCGGACTGTATCGAACTAACAACAG TAAGGACCATGAAAGCTTCGCTGACACTTACTGCAAGGATTGCTCATTACAAACTACCGGTCCTAAAGAGAATTCGGTCTTGTGGAATGCAATGATTCACCCGCTGCTCAACATGACCATCAAAGGAGCCATCTGGTACCAAG GTGAGGCGAATGCAGTGTATCACCAAGAGACGTACAACTGTTCCTTCCCAGCGATGATTGATGACTGGAGGGTGGCGTTCCACCTGGGCTCGGGGGGGCAGACGGCGCTCGACTTCCCCTTTGGATTTGTTCAG CTGTCCACCTACGAAAAAGGCTCCAAGAGTGACGCTTTTCCAAACATCCGCTGGCACCAGACGGCCGACCACGGCTTTGTCCCCAATTCCCGGATGGAGAAAACCTTCATGGCCGTGGCTTTGGATTTACCGGATGCAAAATCACCTTTTGGCTC GATCCATCCACGGGACAAGCAGGATGTAGCCCACAGACTGATACTGGGCGCTATGGCAGTGGCTTATAATGAGAAGAACGTGTCCTTCCGCGGTCCTTTCCCCAAGGAAATCATTGCGTCGGCTCCAATGTCCGTCAACATCACCTACGACCAGGAAGTCTCTGTCTCGCCATCCAAAGACATCTTTGAG ATCTGTTGCTCAGGGGATCAGACTCCAGGAGGGCCTGAGTCTCGCTGGGTTGCagctcccatcatgcactggggtGCGACCACTGTCCAGTTATCTACCAGTTTGTGTCCACTTCCTGATAAAGTATCTGCCGTCCGATATGCATGGAGAGACTGGCCGTGTGACTTTAAAGCCTGTCCCATCTACAGCACCAGCGGGAGTTTACCTGCGCCTCCTTTTGACAAACCGGTCTCCAGCCAAAGGAAACCAGGAGTTTGA
- the siae gene encoding sialate O-acetylesterase isoform X3 encodes MFGLKRSVRCLKGIWRVTLDPVEAGGPYNVTAAAPNCAAALTDVLFGDIWLCGGQSNMWLQTSKIFNASEELDFSAKYPHVRIFMAALNLSETEQTDLIQVEIPWSMPPANVAEFSAVCWLFGRYLYETLQYPIGLVESCWGGTPVEAWSSSRALQRCGLYRTNNSKDHESFADTYCKDCSLQTTGPKENSVLWNAMIHPLLNMTIKGAIWYQGEANAVYHQETYNCSFPAMIDDWRVAFHLGSGGQTALDFPFGFVQLSTYEKGSKSDAFPNIRWHQTADHGFVPNSRMEKTFMAVALDLPDAKSPFGSIHPRDKQDVAHRLILGAMAVAYNEKNVSFRGPFPKEIIASAPMSVNITYDQEVSVSPSKDIFEICCSGDQTPGGPESRWVAAPIMHWGATTVQLSTSLCPLPDKVSAVRYAWRDWPCDFKACPIYSTSGSLPAPPFDKPVSSQRKPGV; translated from the exons ATGTTTGGACTCAAACGCTCAGTCAGGTGTCTAAAGG gtatCTGGCGTGTCACCCTTGACCCGGTTGAAGCTGGCGGCCCCTACAATGTGACGGCAGCCGCTCCGAACTGCGCAGCCGCTCTGACTGATGTGCTGTTTGGAGATATTTGGCTGTGTGGAGGGCAGAGCAACATGTGGTTACAAACGTCTAAG ATTTTTAATGCGTCAGAGGAGCTGGACTTTTCAGCAAAGTATCCTCATGTGAGGATTTTTATGGCAGCCTTGAACCTGAGTGAAACTGAGCAGACTGATTTGATTCAAGTGGAAATTCCCTGGTCTATGCCGCCAGCAA ATGTGGCAGAGTTCTCTGCAGTGTGCTGGCTCTTTGGCCGCTACTTGTATGAGACGCTGCAGTACCCCATAGGACTGGTGGAGTCCTGTTGGGGGGGCACACCTGTCGAAGCCTGGTCCTCTTCAAGAGCACTGCAGCGGTGCGGACTGTATCGAACTAACAACAG TAAGGACCATGAAAGCTTCGCTGACACTTACTGCAAGGATTGCTCATTACAAACTACCGGTCCTAAAGAGAATTCGGTCTTGTGGAATGCAATGATTCACCCGCTGCTCAACATGACCATCAAAGGAGCCATCTGGTACCAAG GTGAGGCGAATGCAGTGTATCACCAAGAGACGTACAACTGTTCCTTCCCAGCGATGATTGATGACTGGAGGGTGGCGTTCCACCTGGGCTCGGGGGGGCAGACGGCGCTCGACTTCCCCTTTGGATTTGTTCAG CTGTCCACCTACGAAAAAGGCTCCAAGAGTGACGCTTTTCCAAACATCCGCTGGCACCAGACGGCCGACCACGGCTTTGTCCCCAATTCCCGGATGGAGAAAACCTTCATGGCCGTGGCTTTGGATTTACCGGATGCAAAATCACCTTTTGGCTC GATCCATCCACGGGACAAGCAGGATGTAGCCCACAGACTGATACTGGGCGCTATGGCAGTGGCTTATAATGAGAAGAACGTGTCCTTCCGCGGTCCTTTCCCCAAGGAAATCATTGCGTCGGCTCCAATGTCCGTCAACATCACCTACGACCAGGAAGTCTCTGTCTCGCCATCCAAAGACATCTTTGAG ATCTGTTGCTCAGGGGATCAGACTCCAGGAGGGCCTGAGTCTCGCTGGGTTGCagctcccatcatgcactggggtGCGACCACTGTCCAGTTATCTACCAGTTTGTGTCCACTTCCTGATAAAGTATCTGCCGTCCGATATGCATGGAGAGACTGGCCGTGTGACTTTAAAGCCTGTCCCATCTACAGCACCAGCGGGAGTTTACCTGCGCCTCCTTTTGACAAACCGGTCTCCAGCCAAAGGAAACCAGGAGTTTGA
- the tbrg1 gene encoding transforming growth factor beta regulator 1 isoform X2 codes for MDSLNTFESEMEADGQGNYSLFPALDSIASLSGTAEALESEPPSEIAEKPNLTWLDAAQIVLEEAGRSMHIKEIKQRIIDRGLVQSNAKSSLEAVMYRETQKGSRRFKRIENRNGVFALLTDEERQQALQAFTAQSFLGSPQHNTVSSSGSGTSAHAFPSPTSSSEHRTKIKRGPRKKQNEKYQLKYLRLRKAARAMIFENAALCDEVAHLEEKFLRAKEERRFLLKSLLQYQSFSEGEMLPNASSSSHPPGPPAAMTSSAAGASGLSGGHNLASVVSTGEEGPLKKPKKERKERGRENGKDEFPKKMSKKRKLADGSRKLVQPIALDSSGRPVFPIVLGGLTVYSLGEIITDRMLFHDECAIYPVGFCSTRVFASMKSADQQCLYTCQIKDVGAGPQFEIVPEEDPQNAIVASSALTCHANLLKAIASVSSVSVAPIVPSGADFFGFSHPTIQNLIQSCPGARKCSNYRWVRFEVCRGADVQVPLSLSEDDASVNFDAYQRHRGFDENIKTEHMTGLCCE; via the exons ATGGATTCACTCAACACTTTTGAATCTGAGATGGAGGCTGACGGTCAGGGGAACTACTCTCTGTTTCCTGCTCTGGACAGCATCGCGAGTCTCTCTGGGACCGCAGAGGCTCTGGAGAG CGAACCACCAAGTGAAATAGCAGAGAAGCCAAACCTCACATGGCTCGATGCAGCACAG ATTGTCTTGGAAGAAGCTGGCCGCTCCATGCACATAAAGGAGATTAAACAGAGAATCATCGACAGGGGACTTGTTCAATCCAA TGCGAAATCGAGCCTGGAGGCTGTCATGTACCGTGAG ACACAAAAAGGCAGCAGGAGATTCAAGAGGATTGAGAACAGAAACGGAGTCTTTGCCCTGCTG ACTGATGAGGAGAGGCAGCAGGCCCTGCAGGCCTTCACCGCCCAGTCTTTCCTCGGCTCTCCGCAGCACAATACCGTCTCCAGTTCGGGCTCTGGTACCTCGGCGCACGccttcccctcccccaccaGTTCCTCGGAGCACAGGACCAAGATAAAGAGAGGCCCACGAAAAAAACAGAACGAAAAGTACCAACTCAAGTACCTTAGACTTCGCAAAGCTGCCCGTGCCATGATATTT GAGAATGCAGCGCTCTGTGATGAAGTTGCCCACTTAGAAGAGAAGTTTCTGAGAGCGAAGGAGGAGCGGAG gtttttacTGAAGTCGTTGTTGCAGTACCAGTCGTTTTCAGAGGGGGAGATGTTGCCAAACGCTAGCTCAAGCTCTCATCCACCTGGACCGCCTGCAGCGATGACATCAAGTGCTGCCGGGGCCTCAGGCTTGTCTGGGGGGCATAACCTGGCGTCAGTGGTGTCGACAGGGGAAGAGGGACCGCTTAAAAAACccaagaaggaaaggaaagagcgAGGCAGGGAAAATGGAAAGGACGAAT TTCCAAAGAAGATGTCTAAGAAGAGAAAGCTAGCAGACGGGTCTCGGAAACTGGTGCAGCCCATCGCTCTGGACTCGTCTGGTCGCCCCGTCTTTCCCATCGTACTGGGAGGTTTAACGGTCTACAGCCTGGGAGAG ATCATCACAGACAGGATGTTGTTCCATGATGAGTGTGCCATCTACCCGGTGGGCTTCTGCAGCACTCGAGTCTTTGCCAGCATGAAAAGCGCCGACCAGCAGTGCCTCTACACCTGCCAAATCAAGGATGTGGGAGCAGGTCCGCAG TTTGAGATTGTGCCTGAGGAAGATCCTCAGAATGCCATCGTGGCCTCCTCGGCCCTGACATGCCACGCCAATCTACTGAAGGCCATCGCGTCCGTCAG TTCTGTGTCCGTGGCGCCCATCGTGCCGTCGGGGGCGGACTTCTTTGGCTTCTCACACCCCACCATCCAGAATCTCATCCAGAGTTGTCCCGGAGCGCGCAAATGTAGCAA ctatcGATGGGTACGCTTTGAGGTGTGTCGCGGCGCCGATGTTCAGGTTCCTCTCAGCCTATCGGAGGACGACGCCTCGGTCAACTTTGATGCCTACCAGAGACATCGGGGCTTCGACGAGAACATCAAGACGGAGCACATGACAG GCCTGTGCTGTGAGTAG
- the tbrg1 gene encoding transforming growth factor beta regulator 1 isoform X1 produces MDSLNTFESEMEADGQGNYSLFPALDSIASLSGTAEALESEPPSEIAEKPNLTWLDAAQIVLEEAGRSMHIKEIKQRIIDRGLVQSNAKSSLEAVMYRETQKGSRRFKRIENRNGVFALLTDEERQQALQAFTAQSFLGSPQHNTVSSSGSGTSAHAFPSPTSSSEHRTKIKRGPRKKQNEKYQLKYLRLRKAARAMIFENAALCDEVAHLEEKFLRAKEERRFLLKSLLQYQSFSEGEMLPNASSSSHPPGPPAAMTSSAAGASGLSGGHNLASVVSTGEEGPLKKPKKERKERGRENGKDEFPKKMSKKRKLADGSRKLVQPIALDSSGRPVFPIVLGGLTVYSLGEIITDRMLFHDECAIYPVGFCSTRVFASMKSADQQCLYTCQIKDVGAGPQFEIVPEEDPQNAIVASSALTCHANLLKAIASVSSVSVAPIVPSGADFFGFSHPTIQNLIQSCPGARKCSNYRWVRFEVCRGADVQVPLSLSEDDASVNFDAYQRHRGFDENIKTEHMTGQAPQSPSSSHQRHLTSPTMKPSTSYFNS; encoded by the exons ATGGATTCACTCAACACTTTTGAATCTGAGATGGAGGCTGACGGTCAGGGGAACTACTCTCTGTTTCCTGCTCTGGACAGCATCGCGAGTCTCTCTGGGACCGCAGAGGCTCTGGAGAG CGAACCACCAAGTGAAATAGCAGAGAAGCCAAACCTCACATGGCTCGATGCAGCACAG ATTGTCTTGGAAGAAGCTGGCCGCTCCATGCACATAAAGGAGATTAAACAGAGAATCATCGACAGGGGACTTGTTCAATCCAA TGCGAAATCGAGCCTGGAGGCTGTCATGTACCGTGAG ACACAAAAAGGCAGCAGGAGATTCAAGAGGATTGAGAACAGAAACGGAGTCTTTGCCCTGCTG ACTGATGAGGAGAGGCAGCAGGCCCTGCAGGCCTTCACCGCCCAGTCTTTCCTCGGCTCTCCGCAGCACAATACCGTCTCCAGTTCGGGCTCTGGTACCTCGGCGCACGccttcccctcccccaccaGTTCCTCGGAGCACAGGACCAAGATAAAGAGAGGCCCACGAAAAAAACAGAACGAAAAGTACCAACTCAAGTACCTTAGACTTCGCAAAGCTGCCCGTGCCATGATATTT GAGAATGCAGCGCTCTGTGATGAAGTTGCCCACTTAGAAGAGAAGTTTCTGAGAGCGAAGGAGGAGCGGAG gtttttacTGAAGTCGTTGTTGCAGTACCAGTCGTTTTCAGAGGGGGAGATGTTGCCAAACGCTAGCTCAAGCTCTCATCCACCTGGACCGCCTGCAGCGATGACATCAAGTGCTGCCGGGGCCTCAGGCTTGTCTGGGGGGCATAACCTGGCGTCAGTGGTGTCGACAGGGGAAGAGGGACCGCTTAAAAAACccaagaaggaaaggaaagagcgAGGCAGGGAAAATGGAAAGGACGAAT TTCCAAAGAAGATGTCTAAGAAGAGAAAGCTAGCAGACGGGTCTCGGAAACTGGTGCAGCCCATCGCTCTGGACTCGTCTGGTCGCCCCGTCTTTCCCATCGTACTGGGAGGTTTAACGGTCTACAGCCTGGGAGAG ATCATCACAGACAGGATGTTGTTCCATGATGAGTGTGCCATCTACCCGGTGGGCTTCTGCAGCACTCGAGTCTTTGCCAGCATGAAAAGCGCCGACCAGCAGTGCCTCTACACCTGCCAAATCAAGGATGTGGGAGCAGGTCCGCAG TTTGAGATTGTGCCTGAGGAAGATCCTCAGAATGCCATCGTGGCCTCCTCGGCCCTGACATGCCACGCCAATCTACTGAAGGCCATCGCGTCCGTCAG TTCTGTGTCCGTGGCGCCCATCGTGCCGTCGGGGGCGGACTTCTTTGGCTTCTCACACCCCACCATCCAGAATCTCATCCAGAGTTGTCCCGGAGCGCGCAAATGTAGCAA ctatcGATGGGTACGCTTTGAGGTGTGTCGCGGCGCCGATGTTCAGGTTCCTCTCAGCCTATCGGAGGACGACGCCTCGGTCAACTTTGATGCCTACCAGAGACATCGGGGCTTCGACGAGAACATCAAGACGGAGCACATGACAG GACAGGCGCCGCAGTCCCCTAGCTCCTCTCATCAGCGCCACCTGACGTCCCCCACTATGAAGCCCTCTACCTCCTATTTCAACTCCTGA
- the siae gene encoding sialate O-acetylesterase isoform X2 produces the protein MSRRSQFYSSRCFTISRIMESCCGGVEGIWRVTLDPVEAGGPYNVTAAAPNCAAALTDVLFGDIWLCGGQSNMWLQTSKIFNASEELDFSAKYPHVRIFMAALNLSETEQTDLIQVEIPWSMPPANVAEFSAVCWLFGRYLYETLQYPIGLVESCWGGTPVEAWSSSRALQRCGLYRTNNSKDHESFADTYCKDCSLQTTGPKENSVLWNAMIHPLLNMTIKGAIWYQGEANAVYHQETYNCSFPAMIDDWRVAFHLGSGGQTALDFPFGFVQLSTYEKGSKSDAFPNIRWHQTADHGFVPNSRMEKTFMAVALDLPDAKSPFGSIHPRDKQDVAHRLILGAMAVAYNEKNVSFRGPFPKEIIASAPMSVNITYDQEVSVSPSKDIFEICCSGDQTPGGPESRWVAAPIMHWGATTVQLSTSLCPLPDKVSAVRYAWRDWPCDFKACPIYSTSGSLPAPPFDKPVSSQRKPGV, from the exons ATGTCACGTCGGAGTCAATTTTATTCATCAAGATGCTTTACAATCTCCCGAATCATGGAGTCGTGCTGCGGAGGTGTTGAAG gtatCTGGCGTGTCACCCTTGACCCGGTTGAAGCTGGCGGCCCCTACAATGTGACGGCAGCCGCTCCGAACTGCGCAGCCGCTCTGACTGATGTGCTGTTTGGAGATATTTGGCTGTGTGGAGGGCAGAGCAACATGTGGTTACAAACGTCTAAG ATTTTTAATGCGTCAGAGGAGCTGGACTTTTCAGCAAAGTATCCTCATGTGAGGATTTTTATGGCAGCCTTGAACCTGAGTGAAACTGAGCAGACTGATTTGATTCAAGTGGAAATTCCCTGGTCTATGCCGCCAGCAA ATGTGGCAGAGTTCTCTGCAGTGTGCTGGCTCTTTGGCCGCTACTTGTATGAGACGCTGCAGTACCCCATAGGACTGGTGGAGTCCTGTTGGGGGGGCACACCTGTCGAAGCCTGGTCCTCTTCAAGAGCACTGCAGCGGTGCGGACTGTATCGAACTAACAACAG TAAGGACCATGAAAGCTTCGCTGACACTTACTGCAAGGATTGCTCATTACAAACTACCGGTCCTAAAGAGAATTCGGTCTTGTGGAATGCAATGATTCACCCGCTGCTCAACATGACCATCAAAGGAGCCATCTGGTACCAAG GTGAGGCGAATGCAGTGTATCACCAAGAGACGTACAACTGTTCCTTCCCAGCGATGATTGATGACTGGAGGGTGGCGTTCCACCTGGGCTCGGGGGGGCAGACGGCGCTCGACTTCCCCTTTGGATTTGTTCAG CTGTCCACCTACGAAAAAGGCTCCAAGAGTGACGCTTTTCCAAACATCCGCTGGCACCAGACGGCCGACCACGGCTTTGTCCCCAATTCCCGGATGGAGAAAACCTTCATGGCCGTGGCTTTGGATTTACCGGATGCAAAATCACCTTTTGGCTC GATCCATCCACGGGACAAGCAGGATGTAGCCCACAGACTGATACTGGGCGCTATGGCAGTGGCTTATAATGAGAAGAACGTGTCCTTCCGCGGTCCTTTCCCCAAGGAAATCATTGCGTCGGCTCCAATGTCCGTCAACATCACCTACGACCAGGAAGTCTCTGTCTCGCCATCCAAAGACATCTTTGAG ATCTGTTGCTCAGGGGATCAGACTCCAGGAGGGCCTGAGTCTCGCTGGGTTGCagctcccatcatgcactggggtGCGACCACTGTCCAGTTATCTACCAGTTTGTGTCCACTTCCTGATAAAGTATCTGCCGTCCGATATGCATGGAGAGACTGGCCGTGTGACTTTAAAGCCTGTCCCATCTACAGCACCAGCGGGAGTTTACCTGCGCCTCCTTTTGACAAACCGGTCTCCAGCCAAAGGAAACCAGGAGTTTGA